In Plasmodium gaboni strain SY75 chromosome 14, whole genome shotgun sequence, one genomic interval encodes:
- a CDS encoding putative valine--tRNA ligase encodes MKISLIKRIGIKHINKSFCTYSNKKLSKMDIKNIKENLKSMKDAYDPKEVESKWYSFWEENNYFKPKKELIEENKKNEEHIKKFVIVLPPPNVTGTLHIGHTLTVAIQDSLVRYKRMKNYLTLYIPGTDHAGIATQTVVEKMLYKKEKKIRQDYGREEFVKKIYEWKDLHGNKINNQMKRIGASVDWSREYFTMNENLSNAVKEAFIKFYESGLIYRDNRLVAWCPHLKTALSDIEVNLEEIKKPTKIKIPSFDHLVEVGVLYKFFYQIKDSEEKIEIATTRIETMLGDVAVAVHPNDKRYAHLIGKEIVHPFIPNRKIIIIADNFVDMEYGTGAVKITPAHDKNDYDMMKRHNLHYINIFTLDGHINENGGKLFEGLHRFECRFKIQEELKKLNLLSDKVPNPMSLPLCSRTNDIIEYMLIPQWYMNCSELAHQAIENVKTKELEIIPSQHVNTWYYWLENVRDWCISRQLWWGHRIPAYKIVFKNEVNHNTDEINHNNNNNNNNSNNNLEEPNELWVVGRSYEEGLEKAKTLVGDNKPFDLIQDEDVLDTWFSSSLVPFSSLGWPNQTEDLETFFPNTILETGQDILFFWVARMVMVSLHLMKKLPFKTIYLHAMIRDSRGEKMSKSKGNVVDPLDIIDGISLNKLHEKLYEGNLPEKEIKRAIELQKKEFPKGIPECGTDALRFGLLTYLKQGRNVNLDINRIIGYRHFCNKLWNAVKFFLKTLPDNYDNYNILIDKPQYVEKLQWEDKWILHKLNVYIKNANDNFESYNFSEVAFASYNFWLYDLCDIYLELIKPRLNTDSHDNSMSTLKEKHDMNNVEKREDVEKNDNNIESVNTNHINETNKCDNYLDGYGANKTLHACLDYGLRLLHPISPFITEELYQKISSEPYKFNSISLANYPEYINIWNNENINTEMNKFMNIVKQFRSFISTLEIPPKTKLNCFISAKHEEDKIFIEKVKTKIEVLAKLSSLSVINYNVEDLSDDLKLQVKKCLKDIVSNQFIIYVQSSEEYLKPLLSSMLNKNKKLQASLDSYLKKMNDPNYEQKVPEQVRSMYSEKVEELNSQILSISNIICEINECLKNA; translated from the coding sequence ATGAAAATTAGCTTAATTAAAAGAATAGGCATTAAGcatattaataaatcattttgtacatatagtaataaaaaattgtCAAAGATggatattaaaaatataaaagagAATTTAAAAAGCATGAAGGATGCATATGATCCTAAGGAAGTCGAATCAAAGTGGTATAGTTTTTGggaagaaaataattattttaaacccaaaaaagaattaatagaagaaaataagAAGAATGAAGAACATATAAAGAAATTTGTTATTGTATTACCTCCACCAAATGTAACAGGTACGTTACATATTGGTCATACTTTAACAGTAGCTATTCAAGATTCTTTAGTTCGATATAAAagaatgaaaaattatttaacattatatataccaGGAACAGATCATGCTGGTATAGCAACACAAACTGTTGTAGAAAAgatgttatataaaaaagaaaagaaaataagACAAGATTATGGTAGAGAAGaatttgttaaaaaaatatatgaatgGAAAGATTTACATggaaataaaattaataatcAGATGAAGAGGATTGGTGCTTCTGTTGATTGGTCAAGAGAATATTTTACTATGAATGAAAATTTATCAAATGCAGTGAAAGAAgcttttataaaattttatgaaaGTGGATTAATATATAGAGATAATAGATTAGTTGCTTGGTGTCCTCATTTAAAAACTGCTTTATCAGATATAGAAGTAAATCTtgaagaaattaaaaaacCAACCAAAATAAAAATCCCATCCTTTGATCATTTAGTTGAAGTAGgtgttttatataaatttttttatcaaataaaaGATAGTGAAGAGAAAATAGAAATAGCAACAACTCGTATTGAAACCATGTTAGGAGATGTTGCTGTAGCTGTACATCCAAATGATAAAAGATATGCACATTTAATAGGTAAAGAAATTGTCCATCCATTTATTCCTAATAggaaaattattattattgcGGATAATTTTGTTGATATGGAATATGGTACTGGTGCTGTGAAAATTACCCCAGCAcatgataaaaatgattatGACATGATGAAAAGACATAatttacattatataaatatttttacattaGATGGTCatattaatgaaaatgGTGGGAAATTATTTGAAGGCCTACATAGATTTGAATGTAGATTTAAAATTCAAGAAGaattaaagaaattaaatttattatcagATAAAGTACCTAACCCAATGTCTTTACCACTTTGTTCAAGAACAAATGATATTATTGAATATATGCTTATACCACAATGGTATATGAATTGTTCAGAATTAGCTCACCAAGCTATCGAAAATGTTAAGACAAAAGAGTTAGAGATCATACCATCTCAACATGTAAACACATGGTATTATTGGTTGGAGAATGTTAGAGATTGGTGTATATCAAGACAGTTGTGGTGGGGCCATCGTATACCAGCTTATAAAATtgtatttaaaaatgaagtTAATCACAATACTGATGAAATAAACcacaataataataataataataataatagtaacAATAATTTAGAAGAACCAAACGAATTGTGGGTTGTTGGTAGGTCTTACGAAGAAGGGTTGGAAAAGGCAAAAACTCTTGTAGGTGATAATAAACCCTTCGATTTAATACAAGATGAAGATGTTCTAGATACATGGTTTTCATCATCTTTGGTTCCATTTAGTTCATTAGGATGGCCAAATCAAACTGAAGATTTAGAGACATTTTTTCCTAATACCATATTAGAAACTGGTcaagatatattatttttttggGTAGCTAGAATGGTGATGGTTTCTTTACatttaatgaaaaaattgCCATTTAAGACCATTTATTTGCATGCAATGATTAGAGATTCTCGAGGTGAAAAAATGAGTAAGAGTAAAGGAAATGTGGTAGACCCTTTAGATATAATTGATGGTATTAGTTTGAATAAATTACATGAAAAATTGTATGAAGGTAATTTACCAGAAAAGGAAATAAAGAGAGCAATTgaattacaaaaaaaagaatttcCAAAAGGTATTCCAGAATGTGGTACGGATGCATTAAGATTTGGATTGTTAACCTATCTTAAACAAGGAAGAAATGTAAATTTAGATATTAATCGTATTATTGGATATAGACATTTTTGTAATAAATTATGGAATGCAGTAaagttttttttaaaaacattaCCAGATAATTATGacaattataatatattaattgaTAAACCTCAATATGTAGAAAAGTTACAATGGGAAGATAAATGGATTTTACATAaattaaatgtatatataaaaaatgcAAATGACAATTTTGAATCGTATAATTTTTCAGAAGTTGCATTTGCttcttataatttttgGTTGTATGATTTGTGTGATATTTATTTAGAATTAATTAAACCACGTTTAAATACAGATTCGCATGATAATTCTATGAGTAcattaaaagaaaaacatGATATGAATAATGTAGAGAAAAGAGAAGAtgttgaaaaaaatgacaaTAATATTGAATCTGTTAATACAAACCATATTAATGAAACAAATAAGTGTGATAATTATCTAGATGGATATGGAGCTAATAAAACATTACATGCTTGTTTAGATTATGGATTAAGACTTTTACATCCAATATCTCCATTTATTACGGAAGAATTATATCAGAAAATATCATCAGAGCCTTACAAATTTAATTCCATATCATTAGCAAATTATCcagaatatattaatatatggaataatgaaaatatcAACACTGAAATGAATaaatttatgaatattGTTAAACAATTTAGATCATTTATATCGACTTTAGAAATCCCTCCCAAAACAAAATTGAACTGTTTTATTTCTGCTAAACATGAAgaagataaaatatttattgaAAAGGTAAAAACTAAAATTGAAGTTCTAGCGAAATTATCTTCATTAAGTgttattaattataatgtaGAAGATTTATCAGATGATTTAAAATTACAAGTAAAAAAATGCTTAAAAGATATTGTTTCGAACcaatttattatttatgtacAATCAAGTGAAGAATATCTAAAACCATTATTAAGTAGTAtgttaaataaaaataaaaaattacaaGCTTCATTAGATTcttatttgaaaaaaatgaatgaTCCAAATTATGAGCAAAAAGTTCCTGAGCAAGTCAGAAGTATGTATAGTGAAAAAGTTGAGGAATTAAATTCTCAAATATTGTCTATATCTAATATAATATGTGAAATAAATGAGTGTTTAAAGAATGCATAG
- a CDS encoding thioredoxin-like protein, with product MKRTDDKIYVDINNEEEYKNLFDDKNDILYIIDIYTRWCGPCIFTFEMINKIYKNNLFFSENVKLFSICAQTVASLKNYDNNSRPFYIILKNGEIVQQIQGCNIPLIFSFIDEHLMNKKIN from the coding sequence atgaaaagaacTGACGATAAAATTTACGTGGATATAAACAACGaagaagaatataaaaacttATTTGATGATAAGAATgatattctttatataatagaTATTTATACTAGATGGTGTGGACCATGTATTTTTACTTTTgaaatgataaataaaatatataaaaacaatttattcttttctGAAAATGTCAAGTTATTTTCTATATGTGCACAAACTGTGGcttctttaaaaaattatgataataattctaGACCcttttatatcatattgAAAAATGGAGAAATAGTACAACAGATTCAAGGGTGTAATATACCacttattttttcatttatagATGAGCACTTGATgaataagaaaataaattaa
- a CDS encoding hypothetical protein (conserved Plasmodium protein, unknown function) — protein sequence MKVDIDGLFKSYDHNETIKYIDKLRDEIIEKEDDIKEFLKKESNNVIDNTIRIKKIYGCVEKTKKNLEDIISNYNKLIDDVKASQVFKIQDIYKNELNEIEKDIVKNVWLKKYDKYEFLFENPFFFEKKNKEGKEGLGYIMNNIIINEDAFINTKEDSMIIKYDYLINKNEIKEDILLNYDCFYLNNYINNIYFDINKKMEEENYIYCINKIYRDIFISLIVLKSILKNEKIQNIYMNIFKKRNGNYYLNNFVNKYKHHFSNVILKLIHCCFYNLTYKHSCNFQTIIKSIMILLIFYNNKNTDIINFILKNKENIKENDINNNQMSNLFQAILMARLKLIHNFINKKKKNKAFNKCKEPNINTIQKNELYNNNNNNNNNSNNNNNSSNNNNNSNNNNNEYLTFNKLQLYFKKILYLLLNTKYILLLLIDNSCPLLHEHIKNNQNIYEDIYEKDKKKKNYSDNITYDKNEICENQYMYKHIDNNVKTHINNENELDIVESFENNFLQYMKNEIFILQDIYNNKENIKNSIDKNKEYFNYHINNIEDIKEKILNTNTVENFILLYKHYNQCIRNIYKYIIDLLHNYYYTNEYYNIISIDFLFNEYTNIKLLYNEIKSTILQPEKYFKPFVQPLQNSSIINNNYLININQELFNYFLFLFFNKSISIIPLFDNKPIDQWQNVLLKFFKSFSYHVTTFLTYDNNSYFSIHDKIFFSFLLNAFYFYYEFYNIDLNIIYSEFCNVHKNSNNTKYMKDKKKSQNYLSHDLLNNNNNFTKENHFNSAFKNIIKEKIHPLLFSAYKLILFIEIKKMNTFVNVDFLYMNKNKDLSNFQQMYDIFINILNNYDNIKTNTTDVNHTFQGYDILLNLLKENDDDISLNINIKNNDKVKSTDEINKNSHQTQFVPMDYCNDFNDEEYKEFYFYVNLLRYNNKYKFNNFLDNLKNTQIYTQSNDISNIFNNNQNVHNNNNNNYNIEPNFCLNDMKSIFFYIVYNIFKICMKCFCSEYFDNLKCHLYYYLPMLLNYNMEHILCDKINCHLLNIFIFSNIFIIYIEKVMTTEQYKNIIIFIIKTILQKKIYEIYFTFLQKVKDIYIIEIDKEQNKNLFNKKITELYHILLFDLYFCEQVLDKNNITNKSFYEELISIYKRNKSYYIKSTFYFIDIYKQTYNVYNENKYNSNSNNNISKDEYTQKQNIHPLLLKLYKSYNNSVHNQKEKNNNILKNISFKFLIDNILIELNKLDNLNNIIYQKHIRSNVHNVMKNTYLLYYLFLQGNTLNNIINTKQEEDQNNLDIFHFNNVLKIDDHSIEEKLFSFFS from the coding sequence ATGAAAGTTGACATTGATGGCTTATTTAAATCTTATGATCATAATGAAactataaaatatattgacAAATTAAGAGACGAAATAATTGAGAAGGAAgatgatataaaagaatttttaaaaaaagaaagtaATAATGTTATTGATAATACTATTAGGattaagaaaatatatggTTGTGTTGagaaaacaaaaaagaacttagaagatattattagtaattataataaattaatagATGACGTAAAAGCTAGTCAAGTATTTAAGATTcaagatatatataagaatgAATTAAATGAGATTGAAAAGGATATTGTAAAAAATGTGTGGttgaaaaaatatgacaagtatgaatttttatttgaaaatccgtttttttttgaaaagaaaaataaagaagGAAAAGAAGGTTTAGgatatataatgaataatataataataaatgaagatgcttttattaatacaaaAGAAGACAGcatgataataaaatatgattatttgattaataagaatgaaataaaagaagatataCTACTAAATTATgattgtttttatttaaataattatattaataacatatattttgatattaataaaaaaatggaagaagaaaattatatatattgtataaataaaatttatagagatatatttatatctttaatAGTTTTAAAGtctatattaaaaaatgaaaaaatacaaaatatatatatgaacatttttaaaaaacGAAATGgtaattattatctaaacaattttgtaaataaatataaacatcatttttcaaatgtcatattaaaattaatacattgctgtttttataatttaacATATAAACATTCTTGTAATTTCCAAACAATTATAAAATCAATAATGATTTTActcatattttataataacaaaaatacagatattataaactttattcttaaaaataaagaaaatataaaagaaaatgatataaataacaatCAAATGAGCAATTTATTTCAAGCTATTTTAATGGCTAGattaaaattaatacacaattttattaacaagaaaaaaaaaaataaagcATTCAACAAATGTAAGGAAccaaatataaatacaatacagaaaaatgaattatacaacaacaacaataataataataataatagtaataataataataatagtagtaataataataataatagtaataataataacaatgaATATCTTacttttaataaattacaactatatttcaaaaaaatattatatttattattaaatacaaaatatattttattactaCTTATTGATAATAGTTGTCCACTTTTACATgaacatattaaaaataatcaaaacatatatgaagatatatatgaaaaggataaaaaaaaaaaaaactatagtgataatattacatatgataaaaatgaaatatgTGAAAATCAATATATGTATAAGCACATTGATAATAATGTCAAgacacatataaataatgaaaatgaattaGATATTGTGGAATCATTTGAAAATAACTTTTTAcaatatatgaaaaatgaaatatttattttacaagatatatataataataaagaaaatataaagaatagtatagataaaaataaggaatattttaattatcatattaataatatagaagATATAAAAGAGAAAATTTTGAATACTAATACAGTTGaaaattttattcttttatataaacattatAATCAATGtattagaaatatatacaaatatattatcgatttattacataattattattacacaaatgaatattataatattataagtatagattttttatttaatgaatatacaaatattaaattattatacaaTGAAATTAAATCAACTATCTTACAACcagaaaaatattttaaacCTTTCGTTCAACCATTACAAAATTCTTcaattattaataataattatttaataaatataaatcaagaattatttaattatttcttattcctcttttttaataaatcaaTAAGTATAATACCACTATTTGATAATAAACCTATAGATCAATGGCAAAATGTTCTCCtcaaattttttaaaagttTTTCATATCATGTAACAACATTTTTAacatatgataataatagttACTTTTCTATAcatgataaaatatttttttcttttcttctaaatgctttttatttttattatgaattttataatatcgATTTGAATATCATATATAGTGAATTTTGCAATGTACACAAAAATTctaataatacaaaatatatgaaagataaaaaaaaatctcAGAACTATTTATCACatgatttattaaataataataataatttcaCAAAAGAAAATCATTTTAACAGTgcttttaaaaatataataaaagagAAAATACACCCACTATTATTTTCAGCTTATAAACTTATACTCTTtattgaaataaaaaaaatgaatacCTTTGTAAATGTGgactttttatatatgaataaaaataaggaTCTTTCTAATTTTCAGCAAATgtatgatatatttataaatattttaaataattatgataatataaaaactaATACAACAGATGTTAATCACACTTTTCAAGgttatgatatattattaaatttattaaaagaaaatgatgacgacatttctttaaatattaatattaaaaataatgataagGTAAAAAGCACtgatgaaataaataaaaatagtCATCAAACTCAATTTGTTCCTATGGATTATTGTAATGATTTTAATGATGAGGAATACAAagaattttatttttatgttaatcttttaagatataataataaatataaatttaacAATTTCTtagataatttaaaaaatactcaaatatatactcaatcaaatgatatatcaaatatatttaataataaccAAAATGTccataataataataataataattacaatATTGAACCTAATTTTTGTCTTAATGATATGAAgtctatatttttttatatagtatataatatttttaagatATGCATGAAATGCTTTTGCTCAgaatattttgataatttaaaatgccatttgtattattatctacctatgttattaaattataatatggaacatatattatgtgATAAAATCAATTGTCATttattaaacatatttatattttcaaatatatttattatatatattgaaaaagTTATGACAACCgaacaatataaaaatattataatatttattataaaaacaatacttcaaaagaaaatatatgaaatatattttacgTTTTTACAAAAGGTTAAagatatatacataatagAAATAGAcaaagaacaaaataaaaatttatttaataaaaaaattacagaattatatcatatcttattatttgatttatatttttgtgAACAAGTCttagataaaaataatattacaaataaatCCTTTTATGAAGAActtatttctatatataaaagaaataaatcatattatattaaatcaactttttattttatagatatatataaacaaacttataatgtatataatgaaaataaatataatagtaatagtaataataatatatctaaaGATGAATACAcacaaaaacaaaatattcATCCATTACTTCtgaaattatataaatcatataacAATTCTGTACACAatcaaaaagaaaaaaataataatatattgaaaaatatatcatttaaatttttaattgataatatattaatagaACTAAATAAATTAGATAACCttaacaatattatataccAGAAACACATACGATCAAATGTACACAATGTCATgaaaaatacatatttattatattatttatttttacaagGAAATACActgaataatataataaacacAAAACAAGAAGAGgatcaaaataatttggacatatttcattttaataatgtATTAAAGATTGATGATCATTCTATTGAAGAGAAGTTATTTTCATTCTTTTcttga
- a CDS encoding hypothetical protein (conserved Plasmodium protein, unknown function) translates to MSEFKVGSKLKEQVVCTMQPLILCLHKYNDDITKCVPEINIFERTCSKKVNYVHDRIGLDDTRNTLYTGKKSI, encoded by the coding sequence ATGAGTGAATTTAAAGTAGGATCCAAACTAAAAGAACAAGTAGTCTGTACAATGCAACCCTTAATATTATGCTTACATAAATACAATGATGATATAACAAAATGTGTACCtgaaattaatatatttgaaagAACTTGTAGTAAGAAGGTAAATTATGTTCATGATAGGATTGGCCTAGATGATACCAGAAATACTTTATATACAGGGAAAAAATCTATCtaa